One stretch of Verrucomicrobiia bacterium DNA includes these proteins:
- a CDS encoding NADH-quinone oxidoreductase subunit N, translating into MMPVNYLHLVMGLIPELLLVAAALAVLGVDLMVLREESKRVRFGFGAGFTGFAALAAIFWMTTSTEPAVYLGGSFIVSHLTLWVKVGLLLLTLLTVALFVDGEFTEHVGECVALILFATVGMMLLVSAGDLLLLFVALELVSLSLYSLVAFDKRNREGIHAALQYFLYGGMAAAFMLFGFSLLYGLTGSTLISEVGKGLADKANDPVLLVAMVMVMVGLGFKVAAVPFHLWAPAVYQSAPGPAAALIASGSKLASFVVVARLMYAGFTGVEGDAAWRSYTVGWMPLLAGIAAFSMVLGNLAALAQSSLRRLLAFSAVAHAGYMLLGVLAVKETGLQAVIYYAFTYGVATIGAFGVAVLVERQRGGDSLANLAGMAKQSPLMAVCLMIFVLSLAGIPPLAGFVGKFHVFLSATAVKAPSLGLLWLVALAIATSAISLYYYLQVLKQAWVVPGNETVVELKPGVVTLVVLCLLAVLTIVLGCAPEMVLGPLAEALKSAW; encoded by the coding sequence ATGATGCCGGTGAATTATCTGCATTTGGTGATGGGGCTCATTCCCGAGCTGCTATTGGTGGCGGCAGCATTGGCGGTCTTGGGGGTGGACCTGATGGTTTTGCGGGAGGAATCCAAGCGGGTGCGATTCGGCTTTGGGGCGGGCTTCACGGGTTTCGCTGCGCTGGCGGCAATCTTTTGGATGACGACGAGCACGGAGCCAGCGGTGTATCTGGGTGGTTCATTTATTGTCAGCCATTTGACGCTGTGGGTTAAGGTCGGGCTATTGTTGCTGACGCTGTTGACGGTGGCTTTGTTCGTGGATGGTGAGTTCACAGAGCATGTGGGCGAGTGCGTGGCACTTATCTTGTTCGCGACGGTGGGCATGATGCTGCTGGTGAGCGCGGGTGATCTGTTGCTGCTGTTCGTGGCGTTGGAACTGGTGAGCTTGTCGCTGTATTCACTGGTGGCGTTCGATAAACGGAATCGCGAGGGCATTCATGCAGCGCTGCAATATTTCCTCTACGGCGGTATGGCGGCGGCGTTTATGCTTTTCGGTTTCAGTCTGCTCTACGGTTTGACGGGCAGCACTTTGATTTCGGAAGTGGGCAAAGGGCTGGCGGATAAAGCGAATGATCCGGTGCTACTGGTGGCGATGGTCATGGTGATGGTGGGACTGGGCTTCAAGGTGGCGGCGGTGCCGTTCCATCTGTGGGCGCCAGCGGTGTATCAAAGCGCACCGGGACCGGCGGCTGCGCTCATCGCTTCGGGTTCCAAGCTGGCGAGTTTTGTGGTGGTCGCGCGGTTGATGTATGCGGGCTTCACGGGAGTGGAAGGCGATGCGGCGTGGCGGAGTTATACGGTGGGATGGATGCCGTTGCTGGCGGGCATCGCGGCGTTTTCCATGGTGCTGGGAAATCTTGCAGCACTGGCGCAAAGCAGTCTGCGGCGATTGCTGGCGTTCTCAGCGGTTGCACATGCGGGATACATGCTGCTGGGTGTGCTGGCGGTGAAGGAGACAGGATTGCAGGCGGTGATTTATTATGCATTCACGTATGGCGTGGCGACGATCGGGGCGTTCGGTGTGGCGGTATTGGTAGAGCGGCAGCGGGGAGGGGATTCACTGGCGAACCTGGCGGGAATGGCGAAGCAGTCGCCGTTGATGGCGGTGTGCCTGATGATCTTCGTTTTGTCACTGGCGGGGATTCCGCCGCTGGCGGGTTTCGTCGGTAAATTCCACGTATTCCTTTCGGCGACGGCGGTGAAGGCACCTTCGCTTGGCCTCCTCTGGCTGGTGGCGTTGGCCATCGCGACGAGTGCGATCTCGCTCTACTACTATCTGCAAGTGCTCAAGCAGGCTTGGGTGGTGCCGGGGAATGAAACGGTAGTGGAACTGAAGCCCGGTGTGGTGACGTTGGTGGTGCTGTGCTTGTTGGCGGTGCTTACGATTGTTTTGGGCTGTGCACCAGAGATGGTGTTGGGGCCATTGGCGGAAGCATTGAAGAGTGCGTGGTAA